One Solanum pennellii chromosome 10, SPENNV200 genomic region harbors:
- the LOC107002292 gene encoding heterogeneous nuclear ribonucleoprotein Q, whose amino-acid sequence MAENTEIDDRVDLDDENYSEEEEDADAELIEDEGAGEVGDENGEEQSYDSGGGDSGREQSPEADMGDVSEPAADEEKPSASLSEEEQKEHAELLALPPHGSEVFIGGIPRDVSEEDLRDLCEPLGEIHEVRVMRNRDTGESKGFAFVAFKTKDEAQKTIEELHNKEYKGKTLRCSLSETKYRLFIGNVPKSWSDDDFRKVIDGTGPGAELIELIKDPQNPARNRGFAFVEYYNNACADYSRRKMVSTNFKLEGNSPTVTWADPKITPDHSSAAAQVKALYVKNIPENTATEQLKELFQRHGEVTRVVMPPAKVGGKRDFGFVHYAERSSALKAVKDTETYEVNGQMLEVVLAKPQTEKKFDAASPHNTMPHHNYIPHPGYGAFPMNPYAPLTAGYGAAAAAAAAAFQQPMIYGRGPMPTGMQMVPMVLPDGQIGYVLQQPGVQAPPVRPRRNDRNNGAGGPQGRGGGSSGGGDDSNRGRRYRPY is encoded by the exons ATGGCAGAGAATACTGAAATTGATGACCGTGTGGATCTTGACGATGAAAATTACTCTGAGGAAGAGGAAGATGCAGATGCAGAACTGATAGAAGATGAAGGAGCTGGAGAAGTCGGTGATGAAAATGGCGAAGAACAATCGTATGATTCTGGAGGTGGAGACAGTGGGAGAGAGCAGTCTCCAGAGGCAGATATGGGTGATGTTTCGGAGCCTGCTGCAGATGAAGAAAAGCCTAGTGCTTCTCTTTCTGAAGAGGAACAAAAAGAGCATGCTGAACTTCTAGCTCTCCCTCCACATGGGTCTGAGGTTTTTATTGGTGGTATTCCTCGAGATGTTTCTGAAGAAGACTTGAGGGATCTCTGTGAACCACTCGGTGAAATACATGAG GTCAGAGTCATGAGAAATAGGGATACTGGTGAAAGCAAGGGTTTTGCCTTTGTAGCATTCAAAACAAAAGATGAGGCACAAAAGACTATTGAAGAATTGCATAACAAAGAATATAAG GGAAAAACCTTAAGGTGTTCGCTGTCAGAAACTAAATACAGATTGTTCATTGGTAATGTACCAAAGAGCTGGTCTGATGATGACTTCAGAAAAGTCATTGATGGGACTGGTCCTGGTGCAGAATTAATAGAACTCATAAAG GATCCTCAAAACCCAGCACGTAATAGGGGTTTTGCTTTTGTTGAATATTACAATAATGCCTGTGCGGATTACTCTCGGAGAAAAATGGTAAGTACAAACTTTAAGCTGGAGGGAAATTCACCAACTGTCACCTGGGCTGATCCGAAGATTACACCTGATCATTCTTCTGCCGCTGCTCAG GTCAAAGCACTCTATGTGAAGAACATTCCAGAAAACACTGCTACTGAACAATTGAAGGAATTGTTCCAACGCCATGGTGAAGTTACCAGAGTTGTTATGCCACCAGCCAAGGTTGGTGGTAAACGAGACTTTGGATTTGTCCATTATGCAGAAAGGTCAAGCGCTCTGAAAGCTGTCAAAGACACTGAAACATATGAAGTGAATG GTCAGATGTTAGAAGTAGTTCTTGCAAAGCCTCAGACTGAAAAGAAGTTTGATGCAGCTAGTCCTCACAATACGATGCCACATCATAATTATATCCCCCATCCAGGCTATGGTGCATTTCCGATGAACCCGTATGCACCTCTAACTGCTGGTTATGGTGCTGCTGCTGCTGCCGCTGCCGCTGCGTTCCAACAA CCTATGATATATGGTAGAGGACCGATGCCAACAGGTATGCAGATGGTGCCAATGGTTTTACCAGATGGTCAGATCGGCTATGTCCT CCAGCAGCCAGGAGTTCAGGCACCACCTGTTCGGCCTCGTAGGAACGACAGGAACAATGGTGCTGGTGGACCACAAGGACGAGGAGGAGGATCCAGTGGTGGCGGAGATGATTCCAACCGTGGTAGACGTTATCGACCATATTAG
- the LOC107002293 gene encoding uncharacterized protein LOC107002293 encodes MWASMSLSLAAPAPFATTTPAANCLTAGAPRKFQLYSQLRNLDLAYTAEQKQQIQKKSQTNHLGYTAEQKQRFWKKSQTTNIQQAEEEQVQVDLKDEEKKLTGFDVLQALEKATARKMKKKRNGRDGSLLSSSRKVSEQTAEDEATADYGSKIVQPLSIREDWGTRLDELERRLEHTIA; translated from the coding sequence ATGTGGGCCTCGATGAGCCTTTCACTTGCCGCTCCGGCACCATTCGCCACCACTACACCGGCGGCGAATTGTCTTACGGCCGGAGCTCCGAGGAAGTTTCAGCTCTACTCGCAGCTTAGAAACCTCGATTTAGCATATACGGCGGAGCAAAAGCAGCAAATTCAGAAGAAATCGCAAACAAATCATTTAGGTTATACGGCAGAGCAGAAGCAGAGATTTTGGAAGAAATCACAAACAACGAACATACAACAAGCAGAAGAAGAACAAGTACAAGTAGATTTAAAGGATGAAGAGAAGAAACTGACCGGATTTGACGTATTGCAGGCACTTGAAAAAGCAACGGCacggaaaatgaagaaaaagagaaatggaAGAGATGGTTCACTGTTAAGTAGTAGTAGAAAAGTGAGTGAACAAACAGCAGAGGATGAAGCTACGGCGGATTACGGTAGCAAAATTGTTCAACCATTGAGCATAAGAGAAGATTGGGGAACTCGTTTGGATGAACTGGAAAGAAGACTTGAACATACAATAGCTTGA